The following coding sequences lie in one Oncorhynchus gorbuscha isolate QuinsamMale2020 ecotype Even-year linkage group LG10, OgorEven_v1.0, whole genome shotgun sequence genomic window:
- the opn7b gene encoding opsin 7, group member b, whose product MGNASETSLFADTSSFLSTISKEHDILMGTVYAIFGVFSLVGNGILLFVAYRKKSSLKPTEFFVINLSVSDLGMTISLFPMAISSAFAHKWLFSDVTCMSYAFCGVLFGLASLTNLTVLSSVCWLKVCCPNYGNKFSSCHAYLLIAAVWCYALIFAIGPLTGWGRYGSEPYGTACCIDWYAPGQSRAAMSYILCLFLFCYIVPCIIIFLSYIFILLTVKGSRQAVQQHISPQNKIPNTHTLIVKLSVAVCIGVVTAWSPYAFVSMWAAFINSAEVPPFAFALAAIFAKSSTLYNPIVYLVFKPNFRRSLCRDWLTCRRTLCACLCSHGSAQKVSCTQSQQHGKEECNSMRRSNGLPENHRGACRHCPCPERDTGSGGYGQETTPQRTARILQGSTHSEVAVSQLSNEMQSDFL is encoded by the exons atgggaAATGCCTCTGAAACATCTTTGTTTGCTGACACATCTTCGTTCCTTTCTACCATCTCTAAAGAACATGACATCCTCATGGGGACCGTCTATGCCATATTTG GTGTTTTCTCACTGGTGGGGAATGGGATATTGCTGTTCGTGGCCTACCGGAAGAAGTCCTCCCTGAAGCCGACTGAGTTCTTTGTTATAAACCTCTCTGTCAGTGACCTTGGAatgaccatctctctcttccccatggcCATCTCATCAGCCTTCGCACACAA gTGGCTATTCAGTGATGTTACATGTATGAGCTATGCCTTCTGTGGGGTTTTGTTTGGACTAGCCAGTCTCACCAACCTCACAGTGTTGTCATCTGTGTGCTGGCTTAAGGTCTGCTGTCCCAACTATG GTAACAAGTTCTCATCCTGCCATGCCTATCTCCTAATAGCAGCGGTGTGGTGCTATGCTCTTATCTTTGCCATCGGGCCTCTGACTGGCTGGGGCCGGTATGGTTCTGAACCCTACGGTACAGCCTGCTGTATCGACTGGTACGCCCCCGGCCAAAGTAGAGCTGCCATGAGCTAcatcctctgcctcttcctcttctgctACATCGTCCCCTGCAtcatcatcttcctctcctatatCTTCATCCTGCTGACTGTCAAGGGGTCACGCCAGGCGGTGCAGCAGCACATATCCCCACAGAACAAGATCcccaacacacatacactcatcGTCAAG CTCTCGGTGGCGGTGTGTATCGGTGTCGTGACCGCCTGGAGCCCATACGCCTTCGTCTCCATGTGGGCGGCGTTCATTAACTCAGCAGAGGTCCCTCCCTTTGCTTTCGCTTTGGCTGCCATCTTTGCCAAGTCCTCCACCCTCTACAATCCTATCGTCTACCTGGTCTTCAAACCCAACTTCCGCAGGTCCCTCTGCCGGGACTGGCTGACATGCCGACGGACCCTATGTGCGTGTTTGTGCTCGCACGGCTCGGCCCAGAAGGTGTCCTGTACACAGTCCCAGCAGCATGGGAAGGAGGAGTGTAACTCAATGCGGCGCTCCAATGGATTGCCGGAGAACCATAGGGGGGCATGCAGGCACTGCCCATgcccagagagagacactggttCTGGCGGATACGGCCAAGAGACTACCCCTCAGAGGACTGCAAGGATACTGCAGGGGTCCACACATAGCGAAGTGGCTGTTAGTCAGCTGTCCAATGAGATGCAGAGTGACTTCCTCTGA